A segment of the Bacteroidia bacterium genome:
AGTAACAGTGACGGATTGCGGACTCACGTTGGAATTACAACTATCTGTAACCTGTAAAGTATATGTGGTGGTTGAAGAAGGCTGTACAGTAATCAGGGTAGTGGTTGCCCCGGTAGACCAGTTATAAGAATAAGGTTGTACCCCCCCGCTGACATTACTGAACAATGTAACCTGATTACCCGGACAAATGGTAGTATCATTCGGAAGGCTAAGCACCACCGGTGTAACATCGCCGATATACAATACGCCATTGGTCGCACCTGAAGTACAAGGACCCGAGGTAAGCGCGCTGATCAACAGTGTATCCAGCCCCTCTGTAATGTTATCCTGCGGGGCACTAAAACAAAGAACGATTGAATCTTGTCCCGGTGCGAAAATCAGCTGATTAGGAATTGCGGGCACGATATCCACGCCATTCACGGCGTTTCCTGAAAAAGTAAGTGTAATGGTATCCGGATTCTGAAGATTCGAGTTGCCCCGGTCGAACACGATACAGGCGGTGCCGCAACTTTCGAAGAGGGTTGAATCATTGGGACCCCCGTAAGAGATATTCGTAGAAATGGTCACCTGTGAGGCGGAGAAGGAACCCGCTTTCAGGAACACTCCGGAATCATACGCACCGTCGCCGATGTCGGCCACTACCAGTTTAATATGATATGTTTCACCACAAATGACAGGATACTGGGCCCGCATTGGTACTGTAAAACCGTCATAATTCACTGTTAGCCCGGGAGGTGTTTCATTATCAAAGTAATATTGCGGATACGAATTGAGGTTGACATTGTCAATCGTTACCGGCGTATTGGGAGGAGCTGGCGGCGCCGGAATAAGTGCAATGTTCGTAGGAACCAGAGGAGTTGACACCCCGCTGAGAATAAATGCAAAAGCATCGTTAAAACCTGTATTCACCCACTCCATGTATTCTTCCGACCCGAACACATAATCAAACTTCACGGTATCCGCCATCGGAATAAAATCAAATTCGATCACGGCGGCGTCGTAGCTTCCGTTCATCGTATTATTAGTAATGTTCTCCAGGTCCACATCACCGGGCGTGCTGTTAATCACGGTTGCCCATCCCGTATTATTGGGTCCCACCGCAGAATCGATATGCCCCGAGGTGAAAACAATGCCCGAATCCAGCATCACATTTGAGCTCATTCCGTTAAAATATCCCACGGCCACCGTAGCCCCTGTATAGGTAATATTGAATGCCTGTATACCGGTTCCAAGTAATACGTTCTGCACCAGGTACTGGATGTTATCGTAAGGCGGCTGATTACTCACCACTAACTGCGACTGCCCGGCGAAGGGCAGCGAAACAATTGAAACCAGAAGAATGATCTTTCGAATGAAACCCATGTAATTAAGTTTTATCTAACCACAGAGACGTGTGTTATTTTTTCAAGCTTAATGTTATTCGGTCCTTTGATTTTAAACGTTGCTACATAGGTGTCCTCGGGAACAACAGACCCCTTATATGTTCCATCCCACCGGGTATCAATATGATTCGATTTGAAAACCAGTTCACCCCACCGGTTGAAGATGAGCATTTCATATTCCAGAACTGCTACTCCGATTCCTCCGTATGTTGCATTATGACCGTCGTTATTCGGGGTAAAGGCATTCGGCGCCCAGAAGTAGAAATCAGGATACACCGTCACATAATCATACACCGTATCCGTGCAGCCATAAGCATCCGTGATAATCAGCATTACCGTAAAGGTGTTGGTTTGATCATTGGGATAGGTATGGCTCGGACTAACTGCGGTTGAAGTGTTGCCATCGCCGAAATCCCAGAAATAAGACACGGCCGGCGTGGACGTGTTTGTAAAATCAATGGTATTCACGGTAGCATACCCATGCGTGAAGGAAGCTAAAGGCTGAGAGATATGGACGTTGATCGATTGCGTACTAACGTTACCGCAGGTGTCCGTAACAGTTACTGAATACGAGGTAGTGTTCATTGGTCCCGGATTCAGCGAAACCAGAGGAGTTGTTCCCAGGGAATGAGACCACTGGTAGGTATAACCCGGCATACCACCAAGCACAAAGGCCTCCAGCGAAGTTGGATCTCCTGCACAAATGGTGTCATTGTATGCCTGCATGCCTAAAGAAATAGGTAAAACATCTAATATAGTTACCACAATCGTATCCGGAGCTCCGTTGTTGCAGGGCCCCGCGGCAGGGATGATGAGTATGATGGTTTCCGGACCTTCATTATTGTTATCGGGTGTGGGAGTAATCGTAATGGCGACTGAATCCTGACCGATCTGGAAGATGACATAGTTGGGAATATTCGCATAGTCGGTACCATTTCCTGCACTTCCCAGAATCTGGAACGACACCGTATCCTGTGTTATGGTTTGATTCCCCCTGTCGAAATAAATCACCAGTGAACCGCAACCCTCGTAAACCGTGCTATCACTGCCCAGAATATTTCCGTTTGCAGAAGATGCGGAACCAACAACAACGCCCGAAGAAGAAAAACTCCCCGCTTCAAGAAACACTCCTGAATCGAGTATATGGTCGCCACCATCCGCTATTGCAATTTTGATATGATACGTTTGTCCGCAGATCACCTGCGATTCCGCAGTGAGCACCACGGTTTGTCCGTCATATTGGTGTGTGGTTTGAGCCGGTGAGGTCGGACAGTTGTAAGAAGGCGGGCAAACATTGGCCCATGATTGTGAATTCTGCGGATCATTACAAATGTAAAACGGTGAATTCTGCGGATTGCAGTTCACATTGAACATGGTCACATATGTATTAGGAGGTGCGGGAGGAGACGGCACCAGTGCAATATTCTTGGCATTATTTGAAAAAGGTCCGTTGATGCCCGGACCAGATATAAAGAATCCGAATCCGTCATTAATGCCACCGGGCATGGAACTCACGTATTCCATATACTCTTCGCTTGCAAAGCAGTAACGGAAACGAACCGTATCGGACATGGGAATAAAATCGAACTCGAGTATGGTTGCATCATAACTCAGTGTAGGCGAAAAAACGATGTCGAGATCCGGATCTCCGGGGAGATTATTTGACTGGGATGCACCTGTCTGGTTGTTTTGCCCCTGTGCATTAAAGATAGTTCCGCAGGAAAGTATCACACCAGAGTTAATGCCGATGTTTGAATTTTGTCCGTTAAAAAAACCAATGGTATTCGGTGCGCCGTTGAAGGTAACGTTCATGATCTGCACGCCGGATCCGGTAAGCACGTTTTGAACCAGCCACGCCGGATTATTATTATTCGGCGGCGTATTGTTCACCGTAAGCTGTGCGGTAGCAAAGGAACAAGCAAGAATTCCAGCCAGGAAAGGAATCCTGTTCAATTTCCCGATGTGCTTTTCAGAATTATTCATGAACTGATCTTCTACAAATATACTCATACAGAGTGAATTAAACGAATTTTATCGGCCGAAATCCTTTGTTAATTGACGAATTTGCTGTATTCGCCGGCATGTGTGCGGTTTTATACCATAAAGATATATTTGTTAAGGATTAAGTTGCACCGGGCTAATTTTATCCCAACTTTGCCCCATTGTCAAATATTTGAAATTATAAAATGCAATACATTGAAATTCATAGAGATAGGTTCATTCAGGAGCTTATTGAACTCCTACGGATACCCTCCATTAGTGCTGATCCTGCCTACAAGGAATCTGTAAGGGTTTGTGCTCTGAAGGTAAAGGAGTACATGGATGCCGCCGGGATTGAAAAAACGGAGATTTGCGAGACCGGGGGACATCCACTTGTTTACGGCGAAAAGATTCTTGATCCGAAACTTCCCACTGTTCTGATATACGGACATTACGACGTTCAGCCGCCGGATCCTGTGGAATTATGGAATTCACCGCCCTTTGAACCGCAGATTAAAGACGAAAAGATTTATGCACGCGGTTCAGCGGACGACAAGGGACAGTTCTTCATGCATTTGAAAGCCTTTGAGGTCATGTTGAACCAAGGCGGACTACCCTGCAATGTAAAGTTCATGATCGAGGGAGAGGAAGAAGTAGGTTCTGACAACCTCGGACCTTTTTTGGAAAAGAACAAAGAGAAACTCAAGGCGGATGTGATCCTGATCTCCGATACGTCTATTATTGCCAATGATGTTCCTTCGATCACCGTTGGACTTCGCGGTCTGAGTTATTTTCAGGTAGAAATAACGGGGCCGAACCGCGACCTGCATTCCGGGCTTTACGGAGGCGCAGTGGCAAACCCTGTGAATATTCTTTGCGAAATGATCGCGAAACTGAAGGATGAAAAAAATCGGATTACCATTCCCGGATTTTATGATGATGTGCGTGTATTAAGCGCGGAAGAGAGAAAAGAAATGGCCCGTGCGCCGTTTGATCTCAATGAATACAAGAAGCACCTCAACCTGAAAGATATTCACGGTGAGGAAGGGTTTTCTACTGCAGAGCGTACCAGTATTCGTCCCACCCTGGATGTGAATGGTATCTGGGGCGGTTATACAGGAGAAGGTGCAAAAACCGTAATTGCCTCCAAAGCTTTCGCCAAGATCTCCATGCGTCTTGTGCCGGATCAGGATCATGAAAAGATCACAGAACTTTTCTGCCGATATTTCCCTACGCTTGCCCCACCCTCAGTATCCGTGAAAGTGATTCCGCATCACGGAGGAAATCCCGTGCTTACACCCACGGATTCTGCGGCGTACAAAGCGGCCAGCAAGGCGATGGAGAAAACCTTCGGTAATGTACCTGTGCCTGTACGTGGCGGCGGAAGTGTTCCCATTGTAGCACTTTTTAAGGATATTCTTGGTCTGGACAGCGTACTGATGGGCTTCGGACTGGACAGTGATGCTATTCATTCCCCCAATGAACATTACGGAATTTTTAATTACCTTAAAGGTATTGAAACGATTCCCTGGTTTTTCCGTTATTATTCGGAATTGGCAGGCGAAAAGAAATAACAGTCCATTATCGGATGTTCAAACGAATCCTTTTTGTTTTAGCTGCTGCAGCGGTCTGCCTTCCGAACGGAGGATTTGCCCAGCAAACCATGCATAAACTGCAAGGGGTGGAAGTGCTTTTGCACGATACCCTTGAAAACGATCCCTTTCCCGGACTTGACAGCACTGTAGCGAATTATAAAGTGTTTTTTACCGGGGAGGATCACACCTTTACTTCGAGCAACATCCTTCTTGAACTGAAAATGATGCGTTTCCTGCATAAAAAAGCCAGAATGCGTGTGCACCTTCTTGAATTCGGCGCGAGTGTCGGGTGGTTAGTGAACAATTACGTTCAGACCGGCGACACTTCTTACCTGACAGCACTGAAAGATTATTCCTACAAAGATTTCCGTGCACTTTTCACAGGGCTGCGGGATTTCAATGCCAGGCAGGATTCTGCCAGCCGTATCCGTGTAGTAGGGCTGGACCTGGAATGGTCTTTCTCTACTTCCTGCAAGGTGCTTAGCCTGCTGCTCAATGACAGTGTAACTCCTGCATCTGAGATCGCACTCTCGGTGGAAACCATCAGGGGTCTGGCGGAGTATGTAACAACGAACTATAACGGTCGCACAGCCTATGGCGGCGGAGGTTTTGGCAGCCTGTATTCAGGTAATTTCGACATCGAGAATGCCATGATGTCCGTTATGGAAAACTACTACTCTAACCGCGATGCCTTCCAGAAGTGTATCAAAAAAGAACCGGAAACCTTCGAAAAAATCATGAATGGTATCCGGGAGTGGAAGAAATGGAAGGAATATGAAGAAAAACAGATGATCCAGGGAACATACTTCAGGGAGCAATACATGTATGACCGTTTTATGGAAGTATACAAGAATAATCCCGGGGTTTCATTCTACGGACAATTCGGACGTTGCCACGTGGCCCGCAATGTACAGTCGCAGTGGTGTAACTCGTATATGTTCAATGCTGTTGCCGGACGAATGAATACATCCACGGATACTACGCTGCGGAACAAAGTGTTTACCATCGCTGTTTATTATCCCAACGCTCACCGGACCTCTTCCGGAAAATTCCTCTTCGGATTTGAGCCAACACCGGAAGAGCAGGAGATCTCCCGTTATCTTGATTCAGACCGGCGTACGGGATTATTTCTTTATGAGGTAAGTGCTGACACCGCATTAAAACGGATCATGACCGACAAATTCCAGTATTTACTGTTGAATTTCTCTCCGCACGATGACGACTCCGAGCGAAACAATACCGGAAAGTACAAACCCTATGAGCACAGTAAGACGTACTATCACGCGGATGGTTTCATTACCTTCCACTACATGAACACATCCAGCTTGTTCACGTTTCTCAGCGAAAGTGGTTTCATAGCCGACAACAACAGAATTTCGCAGGCAGGAGGAGGCTTAACGATCTGTGAAAACGGTTATCAGGCAGCACAAATGCATTACACCTACTTTCTTCCGGTAGCGTTCCGCGACACGGCCGGCACTTCAGGAAAAGTCAGTGGTTATCAGTTCATGTTCCGCACCGGAAGAGAAGTAGGTCCACGCAACTGGTTTCAGGCCTTCCCTTATCTGGGAATTGGATTCGGAAATATGAAGCTTCATTTTTCCGATGAGAATGCACCTAACGGGATTTTCGGTTCCCCGAACAAAGAAAACTACCGGAATAACGCCTTCCTTATGGACGTGGGTGCTGATGTTCGTACCAACATTGGTTTTGTTTCTCTCGGAATCCGCGGAGGCTTCATGCTGGACACATCAGATAAAGTATGGAAATCCGGAGACGACGTAATCGCCAATGCACCTCGTACGGGGATGACAGGGCTCTATTATTCTTTTAACGTTTCCCTGTTTCTAAGCGAATGAATGCAGTCCTCAAAGCCTGTGCTTACCTTCTTCCCCTGCTCTTCCTGGCAGGTTGTAAAGTGGCCCCCGTTTATATCAGCAAGATTGAAGGAAGCAAAATCATTAAACTGGATAAAACCGGTGTGAAGGCTGAAGTATTTCTGAGGATTAAAAATCCAAATAGTATGGGATTTAAGATCCACCGGACCGCATTCGACTGTGAACTCAATGACATTCCGGTGGGAAAGGCTTATCTGAAAAAGAAAATAAGAGTAAAGGCGAATTCAGACGATGTTCACACCTTTGTGATAGAATCAGATTTTTCTAAGCTGGGATTAAAAGAACTTGCCCTGATCCTGAATCTGGCCACTGCAAAATCTGTGAAGGTTCATGTGAAAGGCAATGTCAAGGTGGGCAAGTTCCTTCTACGTAAGGAATTTCCCATTGATGTAACCCAAACAGTCAGCTTGTGATCACATTTTATTCAGCTTCCTGACCGTAGAATTCGGCCGGCGCGAAGAACAGGATTCCAGTACGGTAAAAGTCAGGAAAGAAGCAGCAAGGAGGATTAGCAGGGTACGCAGGATAACAGATTTCTTCATGAATACAGGTTTTGGGTAAAGGTAAATAAATACATTGACGAAGCTAAACACCGAATGACCAACGCACTCCAACACGAAACAAGCCCCTACCTGTTGCAGCACTCAGAAAATCCGGTGGACTGGCATCCGTGGAATGAACAAACCCTTGCACTTGCCAAAAAAGAGAACAAACTCATCCTGGTTAGCATAGGGTACTCTGCCTGCCACTGGTGTCATGTGATGGAGCGGGAATGCTTTGAAGATCACGAAGTGGCGGAAGTAATGAATCGGTATTTCATCAATATTAAAGTTGACCGCGAGGAACGGCCGGATGTAGACCAGGTATACATGACGGCGGTGCAGGTAGCCACGGGCAGCGGCGGATGGCCTTTGAACTGCTTCACCCTACCCGACGGGAGACCACTCTATGGAGGAACGTACTTCCCAAAGTCAAAGTGGCTGCAAACACTGGAACATCTCGCCGACCTCTGGATGCGTGACCCGTTAAGAGCTGCAGAATATGCAGGGCGACTAACAGAAGGAGTAAAGCAATCTGAGCTGATTCTGCCGCCGGAACCGGGGACCCTGGCCAACCGTTCCTTTATTCATACCGCTGTCCGAAAATGGCAATCCCGGTTCGACACCCGGGAAGGTGGCCCGGATCATTCTCCCAAATTTCCCCTTCCCAACAACTATTCCTTTCTGCTTCGTTTCGGAAATTGCCCGAAAGAGAACGGTATCAGTAGCCAGGACGGTGAACCGCCTGATCCAGCCCTAATCCTAAAACAGGTCAGGCTCACACTGGATAAAATGGCGAGGGGAGGGATTTACGATCAGATCGGAGGAGGATTTTGCCGTTACAGCACCGATGCGGTATGGAAAGTACCTCACTTCGAAAAAATGCTGTACGATAATGCACAACTCATTTCACTTTATGCGGAAGCCTTGCGTTTCTTTCCTGCAGAAGAATACGAAGAATTGCTCCACGAAACAATATCATTCTGTGAACGGGAGTTGCTCGATCCTTCCGGCGGGTATTATTCAGCGCTGGATGCCGATTCAGAAGGAGTGGAGGGAAAGTATTATCTATGGAGCCGGGAAGAAGTGGAATCCCT
Coding sequences within it:
- a CDS encoding gliding motility-associated C-terminal domain-containing protein; this translates as MGFIRKIILLVSIVSLPFAGQSQLVVSNQPPYDNIQYLVQNVLLGTGIQAFNITYTGATVAVGYFNGMSSNVMLDSGIVFTSGHIDSAVGPNNTGWATVINSTPGDVDLENITNNTMNGSYDAAVIEFDFIPMADTVKFDYVFGSEEYMEWVNTGFNDAFAFILSGVSTPLVPTNIALIPAPPAPPNTPVTIDNVNLNSYPQYYFDNETPPGLTVNYDGFTVPMRAQYPVICGETYHIKLVVADIGDGAYDSGVFLKAGSFSASQVTISTNISYGGPNDSTLFESCGTACIVFDRGNSNLQNPDTITLTFSGNAVNGVDIVPAIPNQLIFAPGQDSIVLCFSAPQDNITEGLDTLLISALTSGPCTSGATNGVLYIGDVTPVVLSLPNDTTICPGNQVTLFSNVSGGVQPYSYNWSTGATTTLITVQPSSTTTYTLQVTDSCNSNVSPQSVTVTVLPPGPVNVVTPDITVCEGKELTLAALVNGGAPAYSYLWTTVTGPDTVPNPTASSNTFIPTANGTYNIVVTDLCGEVGTQTVDVIVDMDCILGIPNVFTPNNDGDNELLVFENLDKFPNSHLVVYNRWGSIVLDESDYLNNWNGGGHADGVYYFVLTVADGRVFPGFVQILGTK
- a CDS encoding choice-of-anchor L domain-containing protein gives rise to the protein MSIFVEDQFMNNSEKHIGKLNRIPFLAGILACSFATAQLTVNNTPPNNNNPAWLVQNVLTGSGVQIMNVTFNGAPNTIGFFNGQNSNIGINSGVILSCGTIFNAQGQNNQTGASQSNNLPGDPDLDIVFSPTLSYDATILEFDFIPMSDTVRFRYCFASEEYMEYVSSMPGGINDGFGFFISGPGINGPFSNNAKNIALVPSPPAPPNTYVTMFNVNCNPQNSPFYICNDPQNSQSWANVCPPSYNCPTSPAQTTHQYDGQTVVLTAESQVICGQTYHIKIAIADGGDHILDSGVFLEAGSFSSSGVVVGSASSANGNILGSDSTVYEGCGSLVIYFDRGNQTITQDTVSFQILGSAGNGTDYANIPNYVIFQIGQDSVAITITPTPDNNNEGPETIILIIPAAGPCNNGAPDTIVVTILDVLPISLGMQAYNDTICAGDPTSLEAFVLGGMPGYTYQWSHSLGTTPLVSLNPGPMNTTSYSVTVTDTCGNVSTQSINVHISQPLASFTHGYATVNTIDFTNTSTPAVSYFWDFGDGNTSTAVSPSHTYPNDQTNTFTVMLIITDAYGCTDTVYDYVTVYPDFYFWAPNAFTPNNDGHNATYGGIGVAVLEYEMLIFNRWGELVFKSNHIDTRWDGTYKGSVVPEDTYVATFKIKGPNNIKLEKITHVSVVR
- a CDS encoding dipeptidase, yielding MQYIEIHRDRFIQELIELLRIPSISADPAYKESVRVCALKVKEYMDAAGIEKTEICETGGHPLVYGEKILDPKLPTVLIYGHYDVQPPDPVELWNSPPFEPQIKDEKIYARGSADDKGQFFMHLKAFEVMLNQGGLPCNVKFMIEGEEEVGSDNLGPFLEKNKEKLKADVILISDTSIIANDVPSITVGLRGLSYFQVEITGPNRDLHSGLYGGAVANPVNILCEMIAKLKDEKNRITIPGFYDDVRVLSAEERKEMARAPFDLNEYKKHLNLKDIHGEEGFSTAERTSIRPTLDVNGIWGGYTGEGAKTVIASKAFAKISMRLVPDQDHEKITELFCRYFPTLAPPSVSVKVIPHHGGNPVLTPTDSAAYKAASKAMEKTFGNVPVPVRGGGSVPIVALFKDILGLDSVLMGFGLDSDAIHSPNEHYGIFNYLKGIETIPWFFRYYSELAGEKK
- a CDS encoding erythromycin esterase family protein, whose product is MFKRILFVLAAAAVCLPNGGFAQQTMHKLQGVEVLLHDTLENDPFPGLDSTVANYKVFFTGEDHTFTSSNILLELKMMRFLHKKARMRVHLLEFGASVGWLVNNYVQTGDTSYLTALKDYSYKDFRALFTGLRDFNARQDSASRIRVVGLDLEWSFSTSCKVLSLLLNDSVTPASEIALSVETIRGLAEYVTTNYNGRTAYGGGGFGSLYSGNFDIENAMMSVMENYYSNRDAFQKCIKKEPETFEKIMNGIREWKKWKEYEEKQMIQGTYFREQYMYDRFMEVYKNNPGVSFYGQFGRCHVARNVQSQWCNSYMFNAVAGRMNTSTDTTLRNKVFTIAVYYPNAHRTSSGKFLFGFEPTPEEQEISRYLDSDRRTGLFLYEVSADTALKRIMTDKFQYLLLNFSPHDDDSERNNTGKYKPYEHSKTYYHADGFITFHYMNTSSLFTFLSESGFIADNNRISQAGGGLTICENGYQAAQMHYTYFLPVAFRDTAGTSGKVSGYQFMFRTGREVGPRNWFQAFPYLGIGFGNMKLHFSDENAPNGIFGSPNKENYRNNAFLMDVGADVRTNIGFVSLGIRGGFMLDTSDKVWKSGDDVIANAPRTGMTGLYYSFNVSLFLSE
- a CDS encoding LEA type 2 family protein — protein: MNAVLKACAYLLPLLFLAGCKVAPVYISKIEGSKIIKLDKTGVKAEVFLRIKNPNSMGFKIHRTAFDCELNDIPVGKAYLKKKIRVKANSDDVHTFVIESDFSKLGLKELALILNLATAKSVKVHVKGNVKVGKFLLRKEFPIDVTQTVSL
- a CDS encoding thioredoxin domain-containing protein; the encoded protein is MTNALQHETSPYLLQHSENPVDWHPWNEQTLALAKKENKLILVSIGYSACHWCHVMERECFEDHEVAEVMNRYFINIKVDREERPDVDQVYMTAVQVATGSGGWPLNCFTLPDGRPLYGGTYFPKSKWLQTLEHLADLWMRDPLRAAEYAGRLTEGVKQSELILPPEPGTLANRSFIHTAVRKWQSRFDTREGGPDHSPKFPLPNNYSFLLRFGNCPKENGISSQDGEPPDPALILKQVRLTLDKMARGGIYDQIGGGFCRYSTDAVWKVPHFEKMLYDNAQLISLYAEALRFFPAEEYEELLHETISFCERELLDPSGGYYSALDADSEGVEGKYYLWSREEVESLLGPDAGLCMEYFHLDQSGAWEGAYIPLRAGTPEQFAAGHGISPEQLRHQRTIWKNTLLHARQKRIRPGLDDKIITSWNAMMIQGLIRAGEVTGDANYISRAVRCAGFLRREMLKPNGGMYHTWKNGTAAVNAFLDDLSFTALAFTELYECTLDETWLNLAGNLTEHALGHYSDEKQCFFYFTSDEDTPLIVRKTEINDNVIPSSNAVMGEALRKLAIHLGKREWADRALRMYLAVQKEFSAYPPGYSCWMMLGLSLTGDSAEVSIVGNSVNDFHRLLRKRLPPHLIFAGSRGSSTLPLLIGRHKEEETLVYVCRNASCREPVKTAEDALRLLQADN